In Ursus arctos isolate Adak ecotype North America unplaced genomic scaffold, UrsArc2.0 scaffold_3, whole genome shotgun sequence, one DNA window encodes the following:
- the LOC113266677 gene encoding olfactory receptor-like protein OLF3 — MGTDNQTWVREFILLGLSSDWDTQVSLFVLFLVMYMVTVLGNVLIVLLIRLDSRLHTPMYFFLTNLSLVDVSYATSIVPQMLAHFLAAHKAIPFVSCAAQLFFSLGLGGIEFVLLAVMAYDRYVAVCNPLRYSVIMHGGLCARLAITSWISGSINSLIHTAITFQLPMCKNKCIDHISCEILAVVRLACVDTSSNEIAIMVSSIILLMTPFCLVLLSYIQIISTILKIQSTEGRKKAFHTCASHLTVVVLCYGMAIFTYIQPRSSPSVLQEKLISLFYAVLTPMLNPMIYSVRNKEVKGAWQKLLGQFSGLASKLAT, encoded by the coding sequence ATGGGAACAGATAACCAGACATGGGTGAGAGAATTTATTCTCCTTGGCCTGTCCAGTGACTGGGACACACAGGTCTCCCTCTTTGTCCTGTTCTTAGTCATGTACATGGTGACAGTGCTGGGGAACGTCCTCATCGTTCTTCTCATCAGACTGGACAGCCGACTCCACACTCCCATGTACTTCTTTCTCACCAACCTCTCCCTCGTTGATGTCTCTTATGCCACAAGCATCGTTCCTCAGATGCTGGCGCATTTTCTTGCAGCACATAAAGCAATCCCATTTGTGAGCTGTGCAGCCCAGTTATTTTTCTCCCTGGGCTTGGGCGGGATTGAGTTTGTTCTATTGGcagtgatggcctatgaccgctacgtgGCTGTGTGTAACCCCCTGCGATACTCGGTCATCATGCATGGAGGCCTCTGTGCTAGGTTGGCCATCACATCCTGGATCAGTGGTTCTATCAACTCTCTCATCCATACCGCCATCACCTTTCAGCTGCCCATGTGCAAAAACAAGTGTATTGATCACATATCATGTGAAATTTTAGCTGTGGTCAGACTAGCCTGTGTGGACACCTCTTCCAATGAGATCGCAATCATGGTTTCTAGTATCATTCTGCTGATGACACCTTTCTGCCTGGTTCTCCTGTCCTACATCCAGATCATCTCCACCATCCTAAAGATCCAGTCCacggagggaagaaagaaagccttCCACACCTGTGCCTCTCACCTCACAGTGGTTGTCCTGTGCTATGGCATGGCCATTTTCACATATATCCAGCCCCGCTCCAGCCCCTCTGTTCTTCAGGAGAAGCTGATCTCTCTCTTCTATGCTGTGTTGACACCCATGCTGAACCCCATGATTTATAGTGTAAGGAATAAGGAGGTGAAGGGGGCCTGGCAGAAGCTATTAGGGCAATTTTCTGGACTAGCATCAAAACTGGCAACTTGA